In one window of Phycisphaerae bacterium DNA:
- the trpS gene encoding tryptophan--tRNA ligase, which yields MRALSGIKPTGELHLGNYFGAMKQHIELQLEHEGFYFIANYHSLTTVHDAEHLRQLTRNVAIDYLTMGLDPNRINLFRQSDVPEVTELAWILGTVTGKGLLDRATTYKDHVAKGIVPNMGVYCYPLLMAADILIYRSDIVPVGRDQLQHIEFTQDMAGYFNQTFRPVFKRPEPRLNETAIVPGIDGQKMSKSYGNIIELFGEAKAMKKKIMAIKTDSTPVEQPKHPETCNVFALLKLLAEPAELAQWEQRYRAGGMGYGEAKKRLVELYEERFGSRREIRAQWLARPDDVEDILRGGARRARAVAEEVMAEVRDACGIVRAATL from the coding sequence ATGCGCGCACTGTCGGGAATCAAGCCGACCGGAGAGCTGCACCTCGGCAACTACTTCGGGGCGATGAAGCAGCACATCGAGCTTCAGCTGGAGCACGAGGGCTTCTACTTCATCGCCAACTATCACTCGCTCACGACGGTCCACGACGCCGAGCACCTGCGCCAGCTCACCCGCAACGTCGCCATCGACTACCTGACGATGGGGCTCGATCCCAACCGCATCAACCTCTTCCGCCAGAGCGACGTGCCCGAAGTCACCGAGCTCGCCTGGATTCTCGGCACCGTCACGGGCAAGGGCCTGCTCGACCGCGCCACGACCTACAAGGACCACGTCGCCAAGGGCATTGTCCCCAACATGGGCGTGTACTGCTACCCGCTGCTCATGGCCGCCGATATTCTCATCTACCGCAGCGACATCGTCCCGGTCGGCCGCGACCAGTTGCAGCACATCGAGTTCACGCAGGACATGGCCGGCTACTTCAACCAGACGTTCCGCCCCGTCTTCAAGCGCCCCGAACCGCGCCTCAACGAGACCGCCATCGTCCCCGGCATCGACGGCCAGAAGATGAGCAAGAGCTACGGCAACATCATCGAGCTCTTCGGCGAGGCCAAGGCCATGAAGAAGAAGATCATGGCCATCAAGACCGACAGCACCCCGGTCGAACAGCCCAAGCACCCCGAGACCTGCAACGTCTTCGCCCTGCTGAAACTCCTCGCCGAGCCTGCCGAACTCGCCCAGTGGGAGCAGCGTTACCGCGCCGGCGGCATGGGTTACGGCGAGGCCAAGAAGCGGCTCGTCGAGCTCTACGAGGAACGCTTCGGCAGCCGCCGCGAAATCCGCGCGCAGTGGCTCGCCCGCCCCGATGACGTCGAGGATATACTGCGCGGCGGCGCCCGGCGGGCGCGGGCCGTGGCCGAGGAGGTCATGGCCGAAGTCCGCGACGCGTGCGGCATCGTCCGGGCGGCGACCCTGTAG